The Burkholderia cepacia genomic interval GTCGAGATGACGCGCAAACGCACGCGCGAATCGCTTGCGCACGTGCTGTGCGAACCGTGCCCGACCTGCCAGGGCAAGGGCCAGGTGAAGACGTCGCGCACCGTGTGCTACGACATCCTGCGCGAGATCCTGCGTGAGTCGCGGCAATTCAACCCGCGCGAATTCCGCGTGATCGCCGCGCAGCAGGTGATCGACCTGTTCCTCGATGAGGAATCGCAACATCTCGCGATGCTGATCGACTTCATCGGCAAGCCGGTGTCGCTGCAGGTCGAGTCGAACCTGAGCCAGGAGCAGTACGATATCGTGCTGATGTGACGCACGGCGCGATGCCCTGTCGACACCCCGCCCCGCGCGGGTTGGTTACAATCCCGCGCTGAGTCCGCACACGGGTAACCGCGCCATGAAGTCCATCATCGCATCCACATCATTCGTCGCCGCGCTCGCGTTCGCGAGCGTGCCGGCAACGGCCGAAACGTCGGCCGCCGGCGACGCGTCGCAGCAATCGTGCGCGATCGCGACCGTCACCGGTGTCGGCGGCTCCGCGCAAAGCCTGCGCGAATACCTCGCGACCCCGGAAAAGTATCGCTACCTCGCCGACAATCCGCTCGACTGCAAGGTCTCCGAAGACAGCCGCACGTCCGGCTGCACCGGCGTCACGTATCTTCGGCACGAGCGGGTCAGCGTCTACGACGACAGCGACGCGCAGACGCTGGTCGTGGTCGCGCGCGTGGAGCTCGAGCGCGGAACCTACCCGGTGATCATCTCCGTGCCCAGGAAGGATGTGCAATGCGTAAAGTAAAGTGAAGTGAACGGAACGCACGCGCTCCCGCCGCACGAAGCCTCTTTTTCCATCCCTACAGCATTTAATCAAGTACCATGAGCAAGCAACACAACCGCCGCCAGCGCAAGAAACTCCACATCGGCGAATTCCAGGAGCTGGCCTTCTGCGCATCGGCCCAATACCGCACCGAGCTGAGCGACCTCCAGCGCGGCGAACTGATCGACGCATTCATCGACTTCGTCGAAGCGAACGGCCTGCTGACCGTCGCGTCGGCGGACGAAGGCATCGGCGCGTACGTGATCTCCGGCGCACCGCGCGGCACGACGACCGACGCGGACCGCGAATCGGTTCGCGGGTGGCTCGAGGCCCGGCCCGAACTGGCCGACGTCGCCGTCAGCGACTTCACGGACGCCTGGTATCCGGAGGAGGCGTAAGCCTTCGCGCGTGCGTCGCGCAGATCGACGCACACGCACCCCGGGCCGGCCGCTGCGGCGCCATGTCGCACGGCCCGGTGCGCCGGCCTTCCGGCTCCGGTCGCCGCGATGCGGCGACGCCCGCGCGAACGCCGCCGCACGCGGCTCTCACGCGCCGATTCGCGTCGATCGCCCGGCGTTCTTCGGCCTTTCCCGCGAGACACGTTAAAATCTCCCCTCGCGTGGTGCGCCGCCCGCACCCGCCATCCATATCGCCAGCCGCGTGCCCTCGGGCCGCCCCCGACCCATGGAGTGAGTGTCAATGAGCGGCGGACTTCCGTTTCCCGCATCCCGCAAGTCGTTGCCGTCCTCGACGGTCTTCCTGATTCTCGGCGCCGCCGTGCTGCTGTCCGGCTGCGGGCTGCTGCCGGTCCAGAATCCGCCCGCGCCGATCAGCGAGGCGCTCGTCGAACCCGTCGAGGAAGCCGCCGGCGAACCGCTGACGATGCCGCCCGTGCCGGCGCCGGTCCGGCCGGAAGCCGAGGCGCCGAAAAAACCGCACCGCGAAGTCACGCGGCCGAAGCCCGTGCAGCGCCCCGAATCGCCGCCGCCGGCGCCACCCGCGCCGGCCCCGCTCGTCGCGACGCGCCCCCTCGACCGTACGCAGATCCACGCGCTGCTCGACAGCGAAGTCGCGCGCCGCAACGGCAAGGTGATCGGCCGCGCGGTCGACATGGTGACCGACGCGAGCGGCAAGCCGCGCGAGATGGTCGTCAACCTGCAGGGCTTCATGGGTGTCGGCGACCGCAAGGTCATCTTCCCGTGGAACGTGTTCCGCTTCACGCCGGGCGGCAAACAGGAGCCGATCGTGCTCGACGTGCCGTCGGGCGACCTGCCGCCGGCCGCGCGGCCCAAGGCCGTGCCGCTGTCGGGTTCGGCCGCGGCCTCGCCCGCGACGCGCCTGCCGTTGCTCGACAGCGACGTCGAGCGTCCGAACGGCACGAAGATCGGCCGCGTCGTCGACGTGCTGATCGACCGCGCGTCGCAGCCGCAGGCTGTCGTGCTCGACCTCGGCGGCCTCGTCAACACCGACCGCCGTTCGATCGCCGCAAGCTGGGGCGCGCTGCGCTTCGTCACGCGCGACAAGGCGCTGCATCCGCAGCTCGACCTGAACGACGCACAGATCAAGGCGTCGCCGCCCTACGCGGCCGACAAGCCGATCGTCGCGGTCTACCCGCCCGTTGCCCCGGCACCGGCTTCGTCTGCGAGTGCGACCCGATGACGATCAAGCATTCCGTCAGCGTACGCAGTCTCCGGTCCCTCGACTGGCTCAACTTCTTCGTTGCAAACGTTCAGACAGGGTTCGGGCCGTTCATCGCGTCCTACCTCGCGTCGCACAAGTGGACACAGGGCGAGATCGGCATGGTGCTGTCGATCGGCACGATCAGCGCGATGGTCAGCCAGGTGCCGGGCGGCGCGGCCGTCGATGCGCTGAAGAACAAGAAAGGCGCGGCCGCGTGGGCGATCGCGGCCATCATCCTGTCCGCGGTGCTGCTCGCGTCGAGCCCGACGATCGTGCCGGTGATCGCCGCCGAGGTGTTCCACGGTTTCGCGAGCTGCATGCTCGTGCCGGCGATGGCCGCGATCTCGTTCTCGCTCGTCGGCCGCGCCGACCTCGGCGACCGGCTCGGCCGCAACGCGCGCTGGGCATCGATCGGCAGCGCGGTCGCGGCGGGCCTGATGGGGCTCACCGGCGAATACTTCTCCGCGCGCGCGGTGTTCTGGCTGACCGCCGTGCTGGCGCTGCCCGCGCTGTTCGCACTCGCGATGATCCAGCCGACACACGAAGTGATCCCGCAATCGTCGCAGCCCGACGACCACGGCGACCGCGACGAATCTGGCGAACGCGAAACACTGCTCGAACTGCTGCGCGACCGCCGGATGCTGATCTTCGCGGCGTGCGTCGTGCTGTTCCACCTGTCGAACGCGGCGATGCTTAACCTCGCGGCCGGTGAAGTCACGGCCGGGATGGGCGAGAACGTACAGCTCGTGATCGCCGCGTGCATCATCGTGCCGCAGGCGATCGTCGCGATGCTGTCGCCGTGGGTCGGCCGCTCCGCGCAGCGCTGGGGGCGCCGGCCGATCCTGCTGCTCGGCTTCTCCGCGCTGCCGGTGCGCGCGCTGCTGTTCGCGGGCGTGAGCAGCCCGTATCTGCTGGTGCCGGTGCAGATGCTCGACGGCATCAGCGCCGCCGTGTTCGGCGTGATGCTGCCGCTGATCGCGGCCGACGTCGCGGGCGGCAAGGGCCGCTACAACCTGTGCATCGGGCTGTTCGGGCTCGCGGCCGGGATCGGCGCGACGCTCAGCACCGCGGCCGCCGGCTACGTCGCCGATCATTTCGGGAATGCCGTCAGCTTCTTCGGGCTCGCGGGCGCCGGTGCGCTGGCCGTGCTGCTGGTCTGGCTCGTGATGCCCGAAACGCGCGTCGAGAACGGCGACGCGGCGGCCGACGAACCGGCCGCCGCATCGCCCGAACAGGCGCACTGACGCCCGCTCGCCGCCGTTACCCGCTTTCAGGCCAACGCATGATGGATACGATCAGGACACTCAACGAAGCCCGCCAGCAGATCCAGCAGTCGATCTTCGATCTGTTCAAGGGGCTGTCATTCGGCGAACGGCTCGCGCAAGGCGGGCTGATGGCGGTGCAGGCCGTGTGCGGCGCGTGCCTCGCCTACGTGATCGGCCATGCGCTGCATACCGAGCAGGCCGTGTGGGCGGCGATCACCGCGATCGCCGTCACGCAGCACAACTACTCTGACACGATGTCGCTGTCGCGCGACCAGTTCGTCGGCGCGATGGTCGGCGGCGTGCTCGGCTTCGCCGGCGCGGCGCTCGGCGGCGACCGTCTCGTCGCGTATGCGATGACCGTCGCGGTCGTGATCGTCTGCTGCTGGTGCCTGAACGTCGGCAGCGCGGCACGGCTCGGCGGCGTAACCGCGACGATCGTGCTGCTGTTTCCGGGCAACGGCCCGCTGTGGGACATTCCGCTGATGCGGCTCGGTGAAGTGACGCTCGGCACCGTGTGTGCGCTGGGCGTGTGCTGGGTGATGTCGAAAATCGAGCGCCGCTGGCTGGCGCGCACGTAGCGCGGCAATGGGGAAGGAAGGTTTCGCCGGACGCTGGCACGCCCGGCTTGGCGAGCGGCGCTTACGGCCCGACTCGCAGCACGATGCCGGAACCGATCTGCACCAGCAGGTGATCCCCGCCGACGCCGACCCATTGATAGCCGCGCGGCGGCGGGCTCAGGTGATAACCGCGCCAGTCGTCGATCACGTACTGGCGATCGCGGAACTCGGGGGGAAGCCGGTCGCCCTTGTGCCACTCGCGGCGCGGCTGGTCGGCCCAGCGCGGCGGCACGTCGTCCTCATGGCGCATCTGGCCGGGCGGCATATGCTTCGGTCCATGACCATGCTTCATCCCGGGGCCGCCGTGGTGGCCATTCCCGTCCTCGTCCTGGGCCATCGCGAGCGGCGCCGTGAAAGTCGCCGCGATCAATGCGACAAACATCATGCGGTGCGTCATCTTCATGCGTTTCCTCCGTGTTGTTCGGTCGAATGAAACGACTGCGGACTGCGCCGTGAAGACTATCACGCCGGCGTGACGGCAGACGCGCGGCGGCTCGCCGCGCGCCCGTCAGGCCGCCTGCTGCTGGTACTGGATCCGGTGCAGGTGCGCGTAGAGGCCGCCGTGGCGCAGCAATTCGTCGTGACTGCCCTCTTCGACGATCTTGCCGGCCTCGAGCACGAGGATGCGGTCCGCGCGCTCGATCGTCGACAGCCGGTGCGCGATCACGAGCGTCGAGCGGCCTTCCATCAGCCGCTCGAGCGCGGCCTGCACGTGGCGCTCCGATTCCGAGTCGAGCGCCGACGTCGCTTCGTCGAGAATCAGGATCGGCGCGTCCTTGTAGATCGCACGCGCGATCGCGAGCCGCTGGCGCTGGCCGCCGGACAGCCGCATCCCGTTGCCGCCGACGAGCGTGTCGAGCCCGTCGGGCATCGCGGCGACCGCATCGGCGAGGTTCGCGGCCTCGAGCGCGGCCTGCACGCGCGCGCGGTCGGGCGTCTGCCCGTACGCGACGTTCGCGGCGATCGTGTCGTTGAACAGCACGACGTCCTGGCTGACCATCGCCATCTGGCCGCGCAGCGCGTGGAGGTCGTAGTCGGCCACCGGCACGCCGTCGACCAGGATCGCGCCGTCGGTCGGGTCGAAGAAGCGCGGCAGCAGGTTCACGAGCGTCGTCTTGCCGCTGCCGGACGGGCCCGCGAGCGCAATCATTTCACCCGGCGCGACCTTGAACGAGATGCGGTCGAGCGTCGGCCGCTCGGCCGCGCCGTAGTCGAACGACACGTTGCGGAATTCGATCTCGCCGCGCGCATGCGGCAACAGCCGGCCGCCGCCCTGCGGCTCGGCCGGCTCGTCGATCAGCCCGAAGATCAGCTCGGCGGCCGTCATCCCGCGCTGCAGCGGCTGGTTGACGTCGATCAGGTGCTTGAGCGGCGAGATCACCAGCAGCATCGACGTGACGAACGCGACGAAGCCGCCGACCGTCGTCTGGTCGTTCGACGACTGCACGACCGCGATCGTGATCACGACCGCGAGCGCGATCGACGCGAGGAACTGCGTGAGCGGCTGAGCGAGGCCGCCGGACACCGTCATGCGCATCGCGTAGCCGCGCAGCCGTTTGGCCATTTCGCTGAAGCGCGAGATTTCGTACGGCTCGCCGTTATAGACCTTGACCACCTTATAGCCGGCCACCGCCTCCTCGACGACATACGACAAGTCGTTGGTCAGCATCTGCTGATCGCGGCCGAGCCGACGCAGGCGGCGGTTGATCTTGCTGACGAGCCAGCCGATGCCCGGCAGGATCACCGCGACGATCAGCGTGAGCCGCCAGTTCAGGTAGAACAGGTAGCCGAGCAGGAAGATCACCGTCAGCGAATCGCGCACCAGCGTCACCATCACGCCCGTCAGCACCGACAGGATCTGGTTGACCTCGAACACGATCGCGTTGATCACCGTGCTCGCGGTTTCGCGCTGGAAGAACGACGCGCCGGTGTTGACCATGCGGGCGAACATGTCGAGACGCATCTGCAGCAGGATCCGGTTCGACACGTACGCCAGCAGATACTGTGACGCGTACTGCGCGGCGCCGCGCGCGAACGCGAGGCCGATCACGGCGACCGGCACGAACCACATGGCCTGGCGGCTGCCGTTACTGCCGAAGCCGTGGTCGAGGAGCGGCTTGAGGAGTGCCGGAATGCCGGCGTCTGTCGCCGAACTGACCGCCATCGCCAGCACGCCGAGCAGCAGCACGCCGGCCAGCGGGCGAACGTAGGCCCACAGCCGCTTGCCGACCGCGGAGGTTTGTGTGTCCCCGTCGCCGACTGGCTTTCTGAGACCGGATTGGTGCTTGCTCAAGACGATCCTTTGATGCGAATGACGAAGAGCCCGGGAAGCTCCGTGAATGGAGCGGATTATAAGGCGGATGGGCCCCCGAGCTCGAACGCGCGCCGGATCTGCGCATCGAACACGTCCGCCTCCCGATGAATCATCTGTCGGTATGGCTCGAATTCAGCCGAGCAGCGCTCGAAATCGCCGAAAATCGCGTCGATGACGTGGCCGAACTGCTCGACGAACCCGCTCGCCTTCGGCTCCAGCTTGTACTTGTCCGGAATCGGCACATCCACCGGGTTGCCGGCCGAGCCGTGCCGGGCCGTCACCACGCAGCAGCCGTGCACGGCTGCCTCGCGCGGCAGACGGTCCCGGCCCGGGTGGTGTCCGAAATCGATATAGACCTTCGCCGCGCAGAACGCGTCGGCAAGCTGCTCCCGGTTCAGGCCGCGCAGCGGCTTGAACTGCCATTGCGGATAGGCGCGCATCAAACGCTCGGTGACGGGCCGTCCCTTGCTCGGGTTGTACAGGATCACGTCGTCGTGCCGAGCGGCCGCTAGCCGCTGCGGCAACGCCGCCAGATAGTCGGGCGCGGTGTAGACCGGAATCGAGTCGGTCAGCGGCAGCACCGAAAAACCGCGTGCCGCGAGATACGTCTGCGCATGGTGACTCTGCGCAAAGTGCTTCAGATGCCGCAACGCGCCGATTCCACCCAGCGGTCGCTTGCCCTTGATCCACGCCTTGAAATAGCGGAAGCGGTCGCGCAGCGGGTTTCCATAGCGCACGCACGTGTAATTGTTCAGCGACATCCACCAGATCGCCGCGTCGGCGCGCTTCACGCGCAGCGCGTTGGTCGGCATGATCTCCGGAAACACAATCAGCTCGCCGCGCTCGTCCGCATACGCCTCCACCGGGACCGCGTACTTGCGATACGGCTCAGGTGTCTCGAATGCCCGATCGAACGGGCTATACACGATCGCCGCCGGCTGGCCGAGCCGGTTCAGTTCGGCGACGAGCTGATGCAGCGCCTCGGGGCCGGCCGTCATCGCGCCGCCCGGGCAAACGACCTTGACTTTGGTATATCGATTCATCCGTGTGCCACCTCGGTCGTGCGCGATGCTGCCTGCCGCGCCGCGCCCTCGCCCGCCAGCACCTGAGCACCGAGGCACGCGATCATCAAGCCATAGAACGACGCCGTGTATTTCAGCGTGAACATTTCGAAACCGACACTCATCACCATCACGCAGACGATATAAATCAAGCCGAGCCGACTCGCCCTCTTCACGGCATCGTCGGCGGCATGGCATCGCCGCGCGAAAACCACGAGCGGAATCAGGAATTGACACAGGACCGCGACACCGCCGGCCACGCCGGAGCGCAGCAAGTTCGCCAGCAGTTCGTTATGCGGGCCGTGCTCGATCGCGATCGCCTGCGATGGCGGCGCGATCGACGCGATCCACGGCTGGCCCAGAAACGCGAGATAGCCGGTGTCGCCGTAGCCGCCCCACGGACGGTGCTTGAACAGTTCCCACGAGATGTGCCACATGGTCAGACGCAGGCCAGCCGACGTGTCGCGCCGCGTACCAGTGAGCCACTGGCGAATCTCGTCGTAACCGCTGAGCAGGCGCGCGGCGATTTCATGATCGAAAATCGGCACGGCGGCCAGTGCCGCGATACAGACCAGCAGCCACCACAGTCTGACGGAGCGCCGGTTCAGCCACAGCCACAGCGCAAACACCACCGGTATCACATACCATGCGGTGCGTGTACCGGAACCGATGATCAGCGCGATACCGACCAGCACGCCGAGCGACTGCCACGCCGCCAGCATCTTGCCTCTGACGCCCGGCGCGACGCGGAGGGAGAACAGGCAAAAGCCGGTCAGCACCAGCCCATACACACCGAACGTATCGGTATCGACGAAATAAGTCGCATAGCGCCCTCCCCACTGCTGGGAGGCAGCCGGATTCAGCCACACCTCGATCAGCATCGCAAACAGGCCGAGCGGCGCGGCGTAGCCGACGATGCGCGCAAAGTCGATGCGGCGCTGATGGAAATACAGAAGAATCGGAATCGCGAGCAGCATTCGCATGGGCGCGTCGAACGCCTTCAGCACCCATTCGTGCCGAAACAGCTGTCCGATCGCGAGCGCCACGATCGGCGCGGCGAGCGCAATCATCAACGGCGCGAAACGGCGCCATTGGCCGCGCGCTTCGGCCCACCAACCAGGACCATGCAGCAACGCCAGCAGCAACATGACGAATAAAGCGGTATTGGTCGCACCACGCCAGCTGAGATATCCGGCTACACCCAGTCCCGCTGCCAGCGCCGCCGCGAGATCGCCCCACCGGCAACCGGGTGCGAGGTCGTGCTGCGTCCCGTTCCGGCACCAGGCGCCAAGCCGCAGACGATCGAACAACATGCTCATTGATTTCGGATATCGCAAGATTATTGCCTGAAATAACCAGCCGGAGAATAGCACACGGGCTTCCGGCCGACGTAGCGGCGCGCCCGACGCACCGGCGCCGACGATCGTGGGGATCGCCACGCGCTTCGCCGAGGCCGTGCTGCTGCCGGCATCGCAAACGCCCGCGCTTGCTATACTTGCGCGAGCTTCGCCGACCCTGCCAGACCTGCCTCGACCCGAGCATCACATCTCATGAGCGACCGTTTCGCCGCCCCCACACTCAGCGCCATCGTGATCACCAAGAACGAGGCGCGCGATATCGGCGCATGTCTCGCGTCGCTGCGGCCGTGGGTCGACGAAATCATCGTGTTCGACTCCGGCAGCACCGACGGCACGCAGGCGATCTGCCGCGAGTATGGCGCGATCGTTCATGAAACCGACTGGCCCGGCTTCGGCGCTCAAAAGCAGCGTGCGCTGGATCAGGCCCGCGGCACATGGGTGCTTTCGATCGATGCCGACGAGCGCGTTCCGCCCGAGCTACGCGACGAAATCCTCGCCTGCATCGCCTCGCCAGGTGCCGAACTCTACGATCTTCCGCGCCGCTCCAATTACTGCGGAACCTGGATTCACCACAGCGGCTGGAGTCCCGACTATGTGAAGCGCCTGTTTGTGCGCGGCCGGGCGCGCTTCTCCGACGATCTCGTGCACGAACGCGTGATCGGCGACGACGGCGCCCGTTGCGCGCGGCTGACGACGCCGCTGCTGCATTACACGTACCGCGATTTTTCGGAGGTGCTCGGCAAGATCGACAGCTACTCGAGCTATAGCGCCGCCCAGAAAGTCGCACGCGGCAAATCGGGAGGTTTGCGCCGCGCGGTGCTGCACGGCCTGTGGACTTTCATCCGTACTTATGTCGTCAAGCTCGGCTTCCTCGACGGCAGGATGGGATTCATCCTGGCCGTGTCGAATGCCGAGACCTCGTACTACCGCTATCTGAAGATGATGTTGCTCGGCGACGATCGCAGCAACCACCCGCAAGCCTGAACATGACCCGCCCAAAGATTTACGACTGCTTCTGCTATTTCAACGAGGACATGCTGCTCGAGCTGCGACTCGAAACGCTGTGGGACCACGTCGACTATTTCGTGATTTCCGAAGCGGTCTATACCCAAACCGGCAATCCCAAACCGCTGAATTTCGACATCGAGAAATTCGCGAAATACCGCGACAAGATTCGCTACCTGGTGGTCGATCATTTCGCACCGGGCGCGCGCAGCGCGTGGAAGAACGAGAACTATCAGCGCAACTACCTGATCCATGGGCTGCACGACGCACAGCCTGACGACTGGATCCTGGTGTCGGACCTCGACGAGATTCCGTATCCGTCCACGATTCGCGCATACGACCCGCGCTACCGCCGCGGCGATTTTCAGCAGCATGCGTATGCGTATTTCCTGAACAATCAGCTGGTACAGGATGATGGCCGGCCCGCGATCTGGGCCGGCTCCAAGATCACGACGATGCGTCAGGTCGAACGGTTTTTCGGCAACATCAACGCGGTGCGCTCATACAAGTCGTCCGGACCGTTGCGTTCGCTGCGCCGCGCATGGTTCCGGCGCTTCGAAGTGCAGCGCTTGACGCCGGGCGGCTGGCATTTCACGTGGGTGCTATCGCCGGAGAAAATCTTGCTCAAGATGGAGAGCATCGCCGATCAGGCGTTCGTGCGCGACCAGCACAAGAACCTCGCTTATATCGACGCACAGATCCACAGCGGTCGGGACCTGCTCAACCCGAACAGCCGCTACGTCGCGCAAACGCCCGATGCCGAAAGTTTCCCACCCTATCTGGCCGCGCACAGCGAACGTTACGCGCAATGGCTGAGGCCGGTCTGAGCGGCCTCAAACGCATGCTCAGACGCTGCTCTTCTCGCCGGAGCGCGCATCGCGCTCGGCGAGCGGGACGAACTGCAGCTGCGCCGGCAGGTTCGGCTCCCAGGCCTCGAGATCGAGCGTCGGATAACGACCGAACGCATACATCAAACGCTTCAGGCGGCTCTTCAGGCTAGGCACCGGCACGTTCGGCAGCGCGTCGCGCGGATTGCCCGCGCCATCGCGCATGTACTTCTTCTTGAATTCGCGCGGCGAAATACCCCACTTCATCAGGAACTCGCGGCCGCCGCGATTGCGCTTGATACGCCCGGTGCTGCGGCAGCTGAAGTGATAGATGCGGCTTTCGCCGACGATGCGGAACACACGGCAACCGACCAGCCACAGTTTGATCAGGAAATCGTTGTCGCTGCTCATGCCCGGTCCGAACTCGATGCTGTAGCCGCCGACGCGGTGCCACAGCTCGCGGCTCACAAGCGTCGGCTGCGATGCGACGCCGTCACGATCGACGGTCTTCAGCTGCTTCGCATGCGCGAGCAGGCCGGCTTCGTCGAAGGTCTGCGGGTCCGTGCCGAACGCGCCGACCGATACCAGATCGTTCCCGGTCCGCGTCGGCTCGATCAGATGCGACGACAGGTATGCGCACGAGTGGTCGAGTCCGCGCAGCGCGTTTTCAAACGCGAGATCCCAGCCCGGCGTGCAGAACATGTCGTCGTTCATGTAGACGATCCAGTCGCGCGTCGCGAGCCTCGCCACGTCGTTCAACGCGATGCACACGCCTACGTTGCCACGGCTCCACGTATGCGCGATGCCTTGCTCACGCACCCAGTCGAGCGTACCGTCGGAGCCGTCGTTCACGTGCACGACGATCTCGTGCTCGTAGGCCGAATGCCGCCGAATGCTGTCGATGCACAGCTTCAAATACGGCAGGTTGTTCCAGGTCGGAATCAGAATGCTAAACATGCTTGTTCTCTCTCGCTATTGCATCGACGCGCACCATGGCGTCAGGCGCCGGCACGTTCAATAATTCGCCCGCGGCCCGGATCACGCGGGCCGCGCTGAGCGTGGTCAGGCATTCGCTCAGGCTCTCCAGGCGCTGCTCGCACCCTTCTTTAAGACACGGGACGCAACTGCCTTCGCCCTGCAGCAGATAGACGTTGCCGTGTCGCGCCGTCCCCTTGCGTTGCCACGGGTTGACCGCCGCGGCCCATCCGTGAGGCCACGGCCCCCAGCGCACCGGATCGGACGGCCCGAACAGCGCCAGCGTCGGCGTACCGGTGGCCGCCGCGATATGCGTGGCGCTCGTATCCGGGCCCACGTACAGACGCGCGCGTCGAATCATCTCGGCGCTTTCCGCCAATGAAAGCTGCCCGACCCGATTCAGCACGATGCCCGACAACCGGCCGGCGATCTGCTCCGCATAATCGCGCTCGGCCGGCGCCGGTCCGCCGCTCAAAGCGATCGCGAATCCTTGAGCGTGCAACCAGGTAGCGAGCTCGACCCAACCGTCCAGACGCCACAGCTTGTATGCGTACATCGGGAATGGATGCAGCACCACGTACGGCCGCCCCTGCAATTCGCCGGCGCCGTCGAAACGCTGTTCGAAACGCGCGACTGCCGCAGCGCCGCGGCCGACGGCGGGAGGTACCACGTCGGCGAGCGGAGTGATGCCGAGCCCGCGCGCCAGCAGCAGGCCGCTATTGACGGTATGCAGATCGCTGTCGTCGACGACATGGCGATCGAGCATCCAGCGGTTGAACCGCGTGACGCGCTCCGGCGCCAACAGACCGATGCGCTTGCGGCCCGCGAACCAGCAGTAGAACCGCGCACGATCCGAACTGATCGCGGCGCACGCCAGATCATAGCGACGCCAGATCCGCGCCGCATCGGCGAAACGCTCGCCGATGCCGGTACGTTGCGCGACCGTGATCACGCGCCGAACATCCGGATTGTTCTCGAGCACGCCTTCGGTACCGCGGAACACGAGCATGTCGATCTGCGCCTGGGGCCAGCGCACCTTCAGCGAACGCACGAGCGGCGTCGTCAGCAGCACGTCGCCGATGCGGCGCGTGCAGACGACCAGGATCGTGCGCGGGGGGCGGTCGTTGGGAAACAGGTCCAAAACTTGATCCATAAATCGGCTGAGCCTCGTTGGTCTCCGTTGGCAATCGGATCGGTATGCTCAGCCCGTTCAATACGTGATTTCGACGACGCTGCCGTCGAACGCCGCACGCAGCTCCGCGAGCAGCACGTCGCTCGGCTTCACGCGCCATGCGTCGCCGAGGCGCATTTCGCCTTGCGCCCGCGCGTTGCTGTAGTGAACCTGCACCGCGAGCCCGTTCGGCAGCGGCGCCTGCGGGCGGCGGCCGCCGTCGCGCCCGCCGCCGCGCGGCGCGGGCGCTTCGACGGCGTTCGCCGCAGCCGGATCGTCCTTCGACACGTGCGGCTCGAGCACGCGGCGCAGTGCGGCCGCGTCGGCGTTGCCGTTCATCGTCAGCCGCACGGCCTGCGCATAACGGCTACGCGCGCGTTCGAGATCCATCACCGTGTCGGCCGTGAAGCGGATACCGCCCGTGAATGCATCGTTGCGCGCCTGCCCCTGCACGATCAGCAGTTCGTCTTCCTTGAACAGCGCCTTGTTCGCCTCGAACTGCTCGTTGAAGATCGTGATCTCGCACTGGCCCGAGCCGTCGTCAAGCAGCGCGATCAGCATCTTGCCGCGCTGGGTCATCTGCGTGCGCAGCGAAGCGATGATGCCGGCCACGAGTTTGTCGCGCCCTTCCTTCAGATCGCCGACCTTCTGCCGCACGAAGCGGCGCACCTCATCGCGATACGCATCGAACAGGTGGCCGGACAGGTAGAAGCCCAGCGCGCCCTTTTCTTCCTGCAGGCGGCGCTTGTCGTCCCACGCGGGCTCGTCGACGAGCGCATGC includes:
- a CDS encoding O-antigen ligase family protein, encoding MAIPTIVGAGASGAPLRRPEARVLFSGWLFQAIILRYPKSMSMLFDRLRLGAWCRNGTQHDLAPGCRWGDLAAALAAGLGVAGYLSWRGATNTALFVMLLLALLHGPGWWAEARGQWRRFAPLMIALAAPIVALAIGQLFRHEWVLKAFDAPMRMLLAIPILLYFHQRRIDFARIVGYAAPLGLFAMLIEVWLNPAASQQWGGRYATYFVDTDTFGVYGLVLTGFCLFSLRVAPGVRGKMLAAWQSLGVLVGIALIIGSGTRTAWYVIPVVFALWLWLNRRSVRLWWLLVCIAALAAVPIFDHEIAARLLSGYDEIRQWLTGTRRDTSAGLRLTMWHISWELFKHRPWGGYGDTGYLAFLGQPWIASIAPPSQAIAIEHGPHNELLANLLRSGVAGGVAVLCQFLIPLVVFARRCHAADDAVKRASRLGLIYIVCVMVMSVGFEMFTLKYTASFYGLMIACLGAQVLAGEGAARQAASRTTEVAHG
- a CDS encoding glycosyltransferase family 2 protein; this encodes MSDRFAAPTLSAIVITKNEARDIGACLASLRPWVDEIIVFDSGSTDGTQAICREYGAIVHETDWPGFGAQKQRALDQARGTWVLSIDADERVPPELRDEILACIASPGAELYDLPRRSNYCGTWIHHSGWSPDYVKRLFVRGRARFSDDLVHERVIGDDGARCARLTTPLLHYTYRDFSEVLGKIDSYSSYSAAQKVARGKSGGLRRAVLHGLWTFIRTYVVKLGFLDGRMGFILAVSNAETSYYRYLKMMLLGDDRSNHPQA
- a CDS encoding beta-1,4-mannosyl-glycoprotein beta-1,4-N-acetylglucosaminyltransferase, with the translated sequence MTRPKIYDCFCYFNEDMLLELRLETLWDHVDYFVISEAVYTQTGNPKPLNFDIEKFAKYRDKIRYLVVDHFAPGARSAWKNENYQRNYLIHGLHDAQPDDWILVSDLDEIPYPSTIRAYDPRYRRGDFQQHAYAYFLNNQLVQDDGRPAIWAGSKITTMRQVERFFGNINAVRSYKSSGPLRSLRRAWFRRFEVQRLTPGGWHFTWVLSPEKILLKMESIADQAFVRDQHKNLAYIDAQIHSGRDLLNPNSRYVAQTPDAESFPPYLAAHSERYAQWLRPV
- a CDS encoding glycosyltransferase family 2 protein, whose product is MFSILIPTWNNLPYLKLCIDSIRRHSAYEHEIVVHVNDGSDGTLDWVREQGIAHTWSRGNVGVCIALNDVARLATRDWIVYMNDDMFCTPGWDLAFENALRGLDHSCAYLSSHLIEPTRTGNDLVSVGAFGTDPQTFDEAGLLAHAKQLKTVDRDGVASQPTLVSRELWHRVGGYSIEFGPGMSSDNDFLIKLWLVGCRVFRIVGESRIYHFSCRSTGRIKRNRGGREFLMKWGISPREFKKKYMRDGAGNPRDALPNVPVPSLKSRLKRLMYAFGRYPTLDLEAWEPNLPAQLQFVPLAERDARSGEKSSV
- a CDS encoding glycosyltransferase family 9 protein, translated to MDQVLDLFPNDRPPRTILVVCTRRIGDVLLTTPLVRSLKVRWPQAQIDMLVFRGTEGVLENNPDVRRVITVAQRTGIGERFADAARIWRRYDLACAAISSDRARFYCWFAGRKRIGLLAPERVTRFNRWMLDRHVVDDSDLHTVNSGLLLARGLGITPLADVVPPAVGRGAAAVARFEQRFDGAGELQGRPYVVLHPFPMYAYKLWRLDGWVELATWLHAQGFAIALSGGPAPAERDYAEQIAGRLSGIVLNRVGQLSLAESAEMIRRARLYVGPDTSATHIAAATGTPTLALFGPSDPVRWGPWPHGWAAAVNPWQRKGTARHGNVYLLQGEGSCVPCLKEGCEQRLESLSECLTTLSAARVIRAAGELLNVPAPDAMVRVDAIARENKHV